The following are encoded together in the Desulfovibrio legallii genome:
- a CDS encoding HD-GYP domain-containing protein yields the protein MMFMPIVKISISNLQPGMYVVDVGIPWTKAPLLYATPGYITSQEEIQRIANQGYRMIYHDTDRFRPMVGGALDRLTTPDSVWGHRVPLEEELHRAHDVYTASLEHVKQFMHSATNAPLDVTATQPLVESIISSLDRNLDALIFLAKLRLSDEYTFGHSVNVSIFATAYARFRGLDAHDLYAVGMAGLLHDYGKALVPAAILNAPRALKPWEMEIMHSHVLRGYERLKADKAIAPEVLLGVLQHHEKFNGTGYPYGLAGNDISLYGRVLSLSDVYDALTSWRVYKRPLSPHQVLAIMYQMRGQAWTPQDVDLFVKFMGIYPVGSAVELSNGQRGVVCASNQQSPAKPQVKLALDPTGRPLQPTSIVDLTQANGLEITRPLSREESAPLDVPGLLGLPLKRYGQA from the coding sequence ATGATGTTCATGCCAATAGTAAAAATATCAATTAGCAATTTACAGCCAGGCATGTACGTGGTGGATGTGGGCATTCCCTGGACCAAGGCGCCCCTGCTTTATGCCACGCCGGGGTACATCACCTCGCAGGAGGAAATCCAGCGCATTGCAAACCAAGGTTACAGAATGATCTACCATGATACGGACCGTTTTCGCCCTATGGTGGGGGGCGCTCTGGATCGCCTGACAACGCCCGACTCCGTCTGGGGGCACCGTGTGCCCCTGGAGGAAGAGCTGCACCGCGCCCACGACGTCTACACGGCCTCGCTGGAACACGTAAAACAGTTCATGCACAGTGCCACCAATGCGCCCCTGGACGTGACGGCCACGCAGCCATTGGTGGAATCCATCATCAGCAGCCTGGACCGCAACCTGGACGCCCTTATTTTTCTCGCAAAGTTGCGCCTTTCAGACGAATATACTTTCGGGCACAGCGTCAATGTCAGCATTTTTGCCACGGCCTACGCCCGCTTTCGTGGCCTGGATGCCCACGACCTGTATGCCGTGGGCATGGCTGGGCTGCTTCACGACTACGGCAAAGCCCTGGTGCCCGCGGCTATCCTCAACGCGCCCCGAGCCCTCAAGCCCTGGGAAATGGAAATCATGCATTCACACGTGCTGCGCGGCTACGAAAGGCTCAAAGCAGACAAGGCCATTGCGCCCGAAGTACTGCTCGGCGTGCTGCAGCACCACGAAAAATTCAACGGCACGGGCTATCCCTATGGCCTGGCGGGCAACGACATCAGCCTGTACGGGCGCGTCCTTTCACTCAGCGACGTGTACGACGCCCTGACCTCCTGGCGCGTGTACAAAAGGCCCCTTTCGCCCCATCAGGTGCTGGCCATCATGTACCAGATGCGCGGCCAGGCCTGGACACCACAGGATGTGGACCTGTTCGTCAAGTTCATGGGCATCTACCCTGTAGGCTCAGCGGTGGAGCTTTCCAACGGCCAGCGCGGCGTGGTCTGCGCTTCCAATCAGCAGTCGCCGGCCAAACCACAGGTTAAACTGGCCCTGGACCCCACAGGCCGCCCCCTGCAGCCCACCAGCATAGTGGACCTGACCCAGGCCAACGGACTGGAAATCACCCGCCCGCTCTCCCGCGAAGAAAGCGCCCCTCTGGATGTTCCCGGCCTGCTGGGCCTGCCCCTGAAGCGCTACGGTCAGGCCTGA
- a CDS encoding HD-GYP domain-containing protein: protein MPACKIPITALQPGMYVVDTGLPWTKAPLLYAEEGPIASRNEVERIIAQGFSEVFHDPERFRPLPADAAEIAPSPATWGRRTPFEEELVQARKAYASSLEHVKKFMQSPAAPIDVAASQPYVEAIIGSLDRNVDALISLSKLRTTDEYTFTHSVNVTIFAVAYARFLGLADDLVQSMGVAGLFHDLGKALIPQEILNAPRRLTPGEMEIMQSHVLRGYEKLSRLDGITPESLQGVLQHHEKHNGTGYPYRLAGKHISEYGRILSLSDVYDALTSFRVYKSAVPPHQALAIMYTMRNKSWAPGTVEHFIKFMGIFPVGSPVELADGRIGVVCRTNTSFPTRPQVVLALDNQGRPLPPKTLDLSKTRDLEVARALPVQDCAALDVATLLQLAKPLD from the coding sequence ATGCCTGCTTGTAAAATTCCCATTACAGCGCTGCAGCCGGGCATGTACGTTGTCGATACGGGCCTGCCCTGGACCAAAGCGCCGCTGCTCTATGCTGAGGAAGGCCCCATCGCCTCGCGGAACGAGGTGGAGCGCATTATAGCGCAGGGCTTCAGCGAAGTGTTCCACGACCCCGAACGCTTCCGCCCGCTGCCTGCGGACGCGGCCGAAATAGCACCCTCGCCCGCCACCTGGGGCCGCCGGACGCCGTTTGAGGAAGAACTGGTTCAGGCCCGCAAGGCCTACGCCTCCTCCCTTGAGCATGTCAAAAAATTTATGCAGTCACCAGCCGCGCCCATAGACGTGGCTGCCTCCCAACCATACGTTGAAGCCATTATCGGCAGCCTGGACCGCAATGTGGACGCCCTCATTTCGCTTTCCAAGCTGCGCACTACCGACGAATACACCTTCACCCACAGCGTCAATGTCACCATCTTCGCCGTGGCCTACGCCCGCTTTCTGGGACTGGCCGACGATTTGGTGCAGTCCATGGGAGTGGCTGGTCTGTTCCACGACCTGGGCAAGGCCCTCATCCCGCAGGAAATCCTCAACGCTCCCCGCCGCCTGACCCCCGGAGAAATGGAAATCATGCAGTCTCATGTGCTGCGCGGTTATGAAAAGCTCTCCCGGCTGGACGGCATCACGCCGGAATCGCTGCAGGGCGTGCTGCAGCACCATGAAAAGCACAACGGCACAGGCTACCCATACCGTTTGGCCGGCAAGCATATCTCTGAATACGGACGCATTCTTTCCCTCAGTGACGTCTACGACGCGCTGACATCGTTTCGCGTCTACAAAAGCGCCGTTCCTCCCCACCAGGCCCTGGCCATCATGTACACCATGCGCAATAAATCCTGGGCGCCGGGCACGGTGGAGCACTTCATCAAATTTATGGGCATTTTCCCCGTGGGCTCGCCCGTAGAACTGGCTGACGGCCGCATCGGGGTAGTCTGCCGCACCAACACCAGCTTCCCTACCCGGCCCCAGGTCGTGCTGGCCCTGGACAATCAGGGCCGCCCCCTCCCTCCCAAAACCCTGGATCTGTCCAAAACCCGCGACCTCGAAGTAGCCCGCGCCCTTCCCGTTCAGGACTGCGCCGCTCTGGACGTGGCCACCCTGCTGCAGCTGGCAAAGCCTCTTGACTAA